A DNA window from Litorivicinus lipolyticus contains the following coding sequences:
- a CDS encoding FAD-dependent oxidoreductase — protein sequence MNSVPADRDLVLVGGGHAHVGVIRALAMAPIAGVRVSLINSQSETPYSGMLPGFLAGQYSLDECHIDLHALCQWAGVRLIRARVVGVDAAAKRIHLIDAASGLQRPDLDYDLLSLNAGATPDLSVAGASTHAIPVKPISHFVSHWQRIRQRAAGQPGLRVAVVGGGVGAVEIALAGRAGLASGTQLALVTGAGGVLPGAPARVRRAVMLALAAAKVRVRVGPVTSVGSDRIYIGDDELAFDACLWNTQAAAPRWLASSGFEVDQAGFACIEATLQLKGQPDIFAAGDMVSLARPKAGVFAVRAGPVLAANLRARLVGGRLRRWRVQRRWLALINLCDGRAIGLRGRLSAQGRWLWRLKDRIDRDFMRKFAPPFAPMPTPPTTESVAPLCMGCGGKVARQALGAVDSGRDAASFTAIGRQLVTVDTLTDFIGDPYSFARIAGLHALGDLSVAGASADGYLSSVGLAQHADRLQARDLAQISGGLSSLGLGQDLGGHTWISQPPSLSLTVFGAAGAKPGQPQPGDRVWLSRPLGSGLLLRGLMDSSVRGGAFDHWLAHAIPLSVDLTGVKSPHAMTDLTGFGLAQHLRSICADLVIEWHGDWRVWPGVDAVLAGSERATLAPSNLAAAWADVQDLDPRRQALAVDPQTLGGVIAVWPADYQPPPVWQCVARLTSPIG from the coding sequence ATGAATAGCGTTCCTGCCGACCGTGACCTGGTGTTGGTCGGCGGTGGCCATGCCCATGTCGGTGTTATTCGCGCGCTCGCGATGGCGCCGATAGCGGGCGTGCGCGTCAGCCTAATAAACAGCCAATCCGAGACCCCGTATTCGGGGATGCTGCCGGGTTTTTTGGCCGGTCAATACAGTCTCGACGAATGCCATATCGACCTGCATGCACTGTGCCAGTGGGCGGGTGTGCGACTGATTCGAGCACGCGTGGTCGGCGTCGATGCGGCCGCCAAACGGATTCACCTGATTGATGCGGCCAGCGGTTTGCAGCGTCCAGATCTGGACTATGACCTGCTCAGCTTGAACGCCGGTGCGACGCCGGACCTGTCGGTGGCGGGGGCCTCAACCCACGCCATCCCGGTCAAACCCATTTCCCATTTCGTCAGTCATTGGCAGCGCATTCGCCAGCGCGCTGCCGGCCAACCGGGCTTGCGCGTGGCGGTGGTAGGGGGCGGTGTTGGCGCCGTCGAAATCGCCTTGGCTGGACGTGCGGGGCTGGCGTCAGGTACACAGCTTGCGCTGGTGACCGGGGCCGGCGGGGTGTTGCCGGGTGCGCCGGCGCGGGTCCGCCGCGCGGTGATGCTGGCGTTGGCGGCGGCCAAGGTGCGCGTGCGGGTGGGCCCGGTGACCTCGGTTGGGTCGGACCGAATTTACATCGGCGACGACGAATTGGCGTTTGATGCCTGCCTGTGGAATACCCAAGCGGCGGCCCCCAGGTGGCTCGCCAGTTCAGGTTTTGAGGTCGATCAGGCAGGGTTCGCGTGCATCGAGGCGACGCTGCAGCTCAAAGGTCAGCCGGATATATTTGCAGCGGGTGACATGGTGTCTCTGGCACGCCCAAAAGCCGGTGTGTTTGCGGTCCGTGCAGGCCCGGTACTGGCGGCTAATTTGCGCGCACGGCTGGTCGGTGGACGCTTGCGCCGTTGGCGCGTTCAACGCCGGTGGCTGGCGCTGATTAACCTGTGTGATGGCCGTGCGATTGGGCTGCGCGGGAGATTGTCGGCCCAGGGCCGTTGGCTGTGGCGGCTGAAAGACCGCATCGACCGCGATTTTATGCGCAAATTTGCGCCGCCGTTTGCGCCGATGCCAACACCCCCGACGACCGAGTCGGTGGCGCCTTTGTGCATGGGCTGCGGCGGCAAAGTCGCGCGTCAGGCGCTGGGCGCGGTTGACAGCGGGCGCGATGCGGCCTCGTTTACAGCCATCGGCCGACAGCTCGTCACGGTCGATACGCTGACCGATTTCATTGGCGACCCTTACAGCTTCGCGCGCATTGCCGGGCTGCATGCGTTGGGCGATTTGAGTGTGGCCGGTGCCAGCGCGGATGGTTACCTAAGCTCGGTTGGACTGGCGCAGCACGCGGACCGACTGCAAGCCCGCGACCTGGCCCAGATTAGCGGCGGTTTGAGCAGCTTAGGGCTGGGTCAGGATCTGGGCGGGCACACCTGGATTAGTCAGCCGCCCAGCCTTAGCCTGACGGTGTTTGGTGCCGCCGGTGCGAAACCGGGGCAGCCGCAGCCTGGTGATCGGGTGTGGCTGTCGCGGCCGCTGGGTAGCGGATTGTTGCTGCGTGGGTTGATGGACTCGAGTGTGCGAGGCGGCGCGTTTGATCATTGGCTGGCCCATGCCATCCCGCTCTCGGTTGATTTGACCGGGGTCAAATCACCGCATGCTATGACCGACTTGACCGGCTTCGGTTTGGCCCAACACCTGCGCTCGATATGTGCGGATTTGGTCATTGAATGGCACGGCGACTGGCGGGTATGGCCCGGCGTGGACGCGGTCTTGGCCGGCTCTGAGCGGGCTACGTTGGCGCCATCAAACCTGGCCGCGGCCTGGGCTGACGTTCAAGACTTGGATCCGCGGCGCCAGGCTTTGGCGGTCGATCCTCAGACCCTAGGGGGTGTTATTGCGGTGTGGCCGGCGGACTACCAGCCACCGCCGGTTTGGCAGTGCGTGGCGCGATTGACTTCGCCTATTGGCTAA
- a CDS encoding EAL domain-containing protein: MQVYELIRLNEGSPAPMVLMDGDLLLDINLPMRQLIFPHADDIKISLSQLAQNLPELRSAMRSGENYWQCKTAINGTYWGMNLVHFQKTNGQPGDLSVISLLPLLWRGAPMGVSGHWLIQEPGGHQIGRYPMLINAESMRVSAPPTSLEALGLDHDITVAELVDQLRGHDRESFSGTLDAIRTESWRESELLDLQLFNPQREEWVRFEVRLVRLPRAANERWIAIQFHPVSDDPVNSQGQQTAIRGRVGSGSLVVAEILRYQDFLDVHGSEKAEALQSQIRAIFNRNLGEKDRMWLGAGNQFVVWFAGDTRGRRSEEFWVGVQRELERSLVFRDINQRFRIRGGYARAVNPESRAEHLIERAQTGLFNAAAGELSRADAGSSRSKDDAKNVRRRQAQLFSDFDEGRYSMIYQPISHPHDLKDPVGIEALSRSVSKSGEQFNGGEIVDAAVRHDFVKEWTLWGLDRLQADVSDWLMARHDRFVTFNVMPAIVVDQRNSSWFLERLAGMPERFRARLNLEITEQAIGHVINGDMISKIRDLGVAIYLDDFGAGESNLYRLIDIKPEAIKLDRFLIELMSEQYQQQDVLKQVIQLARSVSPRIIAEGIETQAQLDMVTDMGVDLVQGYFVGRQMDLTIPLSS, translated from the coding sequence GTGCAAGTTTACGAACTGATTCGCCTAAACGAAGGATCCCCAGCACCCATGGTTTTGATGGACGGAGACTTGCTCTTGGACATCAATTTACCGATGCGTCAACTGATCTTCCCGCACGCCGACGACATTAAAATCAGCTTATCGCAACTGGCTCAAAACCTTCCCGAACTGCGCTCGGCGATGCGCTCTGGCGAAAACTATTGGCAATGCAAAACCGCCATCAATGGCACTTACTGGGGTATGAACCTGGTGCATTTTCAAAAAACCAATGGCCAACCCGGTGACCTGTCGGTGATTTCTTTGTTGCCGCTGCTGTGGCGCGGGGCGCCGATGGGTGTCAGTGGGCATTGGCTGATCCAAGAACCGGGCGGCCACCAAATCGGCCGTTACCCCATGCTGATTAACGCCGAGTCCATGCGAGTGTCGGCACCGCCGACCAGCCTGGAAGCCCTGGGCCTGGATCACGACATCACCGTGGCAGAACTTGTTGATCAGCTGCGTGGGCACGATCGTGAAAGCTTTAGCGGGACGCTGGATGCGATTCGGACCGAAAGCTGGCGCGAAAGTGAACTGCTGGATTTGCAGTTGTTCAACCCACAGCGCGAAGAGTGGGTGCGCTTCGAGGTGCGCTTGGTGCGGTTGCCACGCGCCGCGAACGAGCGCTGGATTGCAATTCAGTTTCACCCGGTCAGCGACGACCCGGTCAACTCCCAAGGCCAGCAAACGGCGATCCGCGGTCGCGTTGGCAGCGGCAGCCTAGTGGTGGCTGAAATACTGCGCTATCAGGATTTTTTGGACGTTCATGGCAGCGAAAAAGCCGAGGCGTTGCAGAGCCAGATCCGTGCCATATTTAACCGCAACCTTGGTGAAAAAGACCGCATGTGGCTGGGCGCAGGCAACCAATTTGTGGTTTGGTTTGCGGGGGATACGCGCGGCCGGCGCAGCGAGGAATTTTGGGTCGGTGTTCAGCGCGAATTGGAGCGGTCGTTGGTGTTTCGTGACATCAATCAGCGCTTTCGCATCCGCGGTGGCTATGCCCGGGCGGTCAACCCCGAGTCACGCGCCGAGCACCTGATTGAGCGTGCTCAGACCGGGTTGTTCAACGCCGCCGCCGGGGAGCTATCACGTGCGGATGCGGGCTCATCGCGCAGCAAAGATGACGCCAAAAACGTACGCCGCCGCCAGGCACAGCTTTTTAGCGACTTTGATGAAGGGCGCTACAGCATGATTTACCAGCCCATCTCGCATCCGCATGACCTGAAAGACCCGGTTGGCATCGAGGCCCTATCGCGCTCGGTGTCCAAAAGCGGAGAACAATTTAACGGAGGCGAGATCGTTGATGCCGCAGTCCGCCATGACTTTGTTAAAGAATGGACGCTATGGGGCTTGGATCGCTTGCAGGCTGATGTTAGCGACTGGTTGATGGCGCGCCATGACCGCTTCGTAACTTTCAACGTGATGCCGGCCATTGTGGTCGACCAGCGCAACTCAAGCTGGTTTTTGGAGCGCCTAGCGGGTATGCCGGAACGCTTTCGTGCGCGCCTGAATCTAGAGATTACCGAACAGGCCATTGGCCATGTCATCAATGGCGACATGATCAGCAAAATTCGTGACTTGGGCGTTGCCATTTATCTGGACGACTTTGGCGCCGGCGAGTCCAACCTCTATCGCCTGATCGACATTAAGCCCGAAGCAATCAAACTGGATCGGTTTTTGATTGAGTTAATGTCCGAGCAGTACCAGCAACAAGACGTGCTTAAACAGGTGATTCAGCTCGCACGCAGCGTTTCACCTCGTATCATTGCGGAGGGCATCGAAACCCAGGCCCAATTAGACATGGTTACGGACATGGGCGTGGACTTGGTGCAAGGCTACTTTGTCGGCCGCCAAATGGACCTGACGATACCGTTAAGTTCGTGA
- the ccmB gene encoding heme exporter protein CcmB: protein MSRLLQCVGRDLKLMWADAGQSLRPVMFFALVGVSFPLGLGANNALLASIAPGLVWVAALLAVLLALDGLFREDLDDGTLEQWLLSDLALPLTVLLRVLTLWLGAVAPIVVLGPLVALAFGLGADAAGVLGLTLLVGTPTCLLLGSLGAALLAAARGGGSLLGLLVLPLFVPVLVFGAGASTAFAGGVDVTGQLALMGAMLAASVALVPIAVAAALRIVTGG, encoded by the coding sequence ATGAGCCGCTTATTACAATGTGTCGGGCGCGACCTCAAATTGATGTGGGCGGACGCGGGTCAGTCGCTGCGCCCGGTGATGTTTTTTGCGCTGGTCGGCGTCAGCTTCCCGCTCGGGCTGGGTGCCAACAATGCTTTATTGGCCTCAATTGCGCCGGGACTGGTCTGGGTCGCGGCGTTACTGGCGGTGCTGCTGGCATTGGACGGGCTGTTTCGCGAGGACTTGGATGACGGAACCTTAGAGCAGTGGCTGTTGTCGGATTTGGCGCTGCCGTTGACGGTGTTGTTGCGGGTGCTGACCTTGTGGCTGGGTGCGGTCGCCCCGATTGTAGTGTTGGGGCCGCTGGTCGCATTGGCATTTGGGCTCGGCGCCGACGCGGCTGGGGTGCTCGGATTGACCTTGCTGGTCGGCACACCGACCTGTTTGCTGCTCGGCTCGCTGGGCGCCGCGCTATTGGCGGCGGCCCGCGGGGGCGGTAGCCTATTGGGATTGTTGGTGCTGCCATTGTTTGTGCCGGTGTTGGTGTTCGGAGCTGGCGCCAGCACTGCGTTTGCCGGCGGCGTTGATGTCACGGGCCAGCTGGCATTGATGGGCGCGATGTTGGCCGCAAGCGTCGCGTTGGTGCCAATTGCGGTGGCTGCCGCGTTAAGAATTGTTACAGGGGGATAA
- the mnmH gene encoding tRNA 2-selenouridine(34) synthase MnmH: MQRQIQRRKLDGELPHGLILDARSPAEFAIDHIPGAINLPTLDDQQRHEVGTLYTQVNPFQARLKGAAYANRNIADYIERYALDWPPNHPMWVYCWRGGQRSGSLALVLNEIGFKPTLINGGYKHWRNQVIAELPGAIADLDWRVLSGATGTGKTALLHQLQAQGQPILDLEGMANHRGSLLGHLDPQPSQRGFETQLYWALKHLPAGAQVWVESESARIGQLTVPEPLMRAIQSAPQVEVIDSIDERVQRLLGDYAHYCGGQTDLKGQLSRLRGRYANDTIQGWFDSIDRGDWSALVASLLHEHYDPTYAHGQKRLSSHAKQVVNRSGLTPQACVERLLQLAS, translated from the coding sequence ATGCAACGACAAATACAGCGCCGCAAACTCGACGGCGAACTACCCCACGGCCTAATTTTGGATGCGCGATCGCCGGCGGAATTTGCCATCGATCACATCCCAGGGGCCATCAACTTGCCGACCTTGGATGATCAGCAACGCCACGAAGTGGGCACGCTCTACACCCAGGTGAACCCCTTTCAGGCACGCCTCAAAGGCGCCGCCTACGCCAACCGCAACATCGCCGATTACATTGAGCGGTATGCACTGGACTGGCCGCCGAATCATCCGATGTGGGTGTATTGCTGGCGCGGCGGTCAACGCAGCGGCTCACTGGCGCTGGTGCTGAACGAAATTGGCTTTAAACCGACCTTGATCAACGGCGGCTACAAGCACTGGCGCAACCAGGTCATCGCTGAGCTGCCCGGCGCCATTGCTGACCTTGATTGGCGCGTGCTGTCCGGCGCGACCGGGACCGGCAAAACGGCTTTGCTGCATCAATTACAGGCCCAGGGTCAACCCATTCTGGATTTGGAAGGGATGGCCAACCATCGCGGCAGCCTACTCGGTCACCTGGACCCACAACCGTCCCAGCGCGGCTTTGAAACCCAACTGTACTGGGCACTCAAACACCTGCCGGCTGGGGCCCAGGTATGGGTCGAATCCGAGTCCGCCCGGATCGGTCAACTGACGGTTCCCGAACCCTTGATGCGCGCCATTCAAAGCGCCCCCCAAGTCGAAGTCATTGACAGTATTGACGAGCGGGTCCAGCGCTTGCTTGGGGATTACGCGCATTACTGCGGCGGTCAGACCGACCTCAAAGGCCAACTGAGCCGACTGCGTGGTCGCTATGCCAATGACACGATCCAAGGCTGGTTCGACAGCATTGACCGCGGCGACTGGTCGGCGCTGGTCGCCAGCTTGCTGCACGAACACTACGATCCAACCTACGCGCACGGTCAAAAGCGCCTGAGTTCGCACGCCAAACAGGTAGTCAACCGCAGCGGCTTGACGCCCCAGGCGTGCGTCGAGCGCTTGCTGCAGCTGGCTAGTTAA
- the gorA gene encoding glutathione-disulfide reductase: protein MQHFDLFVIGAGSGGVRAARTAAATGARVAIAEDRYMGGTCVNVGCVPKKLYVYASEYAHQFQDAEGFGWSLGPARHDWSKLVDAKKAEIARLNGIYDGLLSRVDVTVFNARARVTGPTTVEVDGETISADRILIATGGWPRMPDLPGIEHCVSSNEIFDMPEFPQRILVVGAGYVAVEFAGIFNGLGSEVTLSYRGPRILRNFDPEIVDALSAEMEKTGIKIALNDSPRAIVRQDDGSLRVEFADREPQVVDCVLMAAGRVANTTGLGLENAGVETRDDGSIPVDSGYQTNVPSVFALGDVVGGQYQLTPVATSEAMVFVRRQFGDESGASMDYRDIPTAVFSQPNIGTVGLTEQEARDAGHDIQVFKSGFRAMRHTLSGRDERTLMKLIVDAPSQRVIGCQMLGPDAGEIVQGLAVAIKAGATKQHFDDTVGIHPTAAEEFVTMRTAS from the coding sequence ATGCAACATTTTGACTTATTCGTAATTGGCGCCGGTTCAGGCGGAGTTCGTGCTGCTCGAACCGCTGCCGCCACGGGCGCCCGAGTTGCGATTGCCGAAGACCGCTACATGGGCGGTACCTGTGTCAATGTCGGCTGTGTGCCGAAAAAGCTGTATGTCTATGCGAGTGAATACGCGCACCAGTTTCAGGACGCCGAAGGTTTTGGCTGGAGCTTGGGCCCCGCGCGTCATGACTGGTCAAAATTGGTCGACGCCAAGAAAGCCGAGATTGCTCGCCTTAATGGGATTTATGACGGTTTGCTGAGCCGCGTCGATGTCACCGTGTTTAATGCGCGCGCCCGTGTCACCGGACCGACTACGGTCGAAGTGGACGGTGAAACTATCAGTGCGGATCGGATTTTGATCGCAACGGGTGGTTGGCCACGAATGCCGGACCTGCCGGGCATCGAGCACTGTGTGTCCAGCAACGAAATCTTTGACATGCCTGAGTTCCCGCAGCGAATTTTGGTGGTGGGTGCCGGTTACGTCGCGGTCGAGTTCGCCGGAATTTTCAATGGCTTAGGCTCCGAGGTCACGCTGTCGTATCGCGGGCCCCGCATTTTGCGTAATTTCGACCCTGAAATCGTCGATGCCCTAAGCGCCGAGATGGAAAAAACTGGCATCAAAATCGCCTTAAACGACAGCCCCAGGGCAATCGTGCGTCAAGACGACGGCAGTTTGCGGGTCGAGTTTGCAGACCGCGAACCTCAGGTGGTCGACTGTGTGTTAATGGCCGCTGGCCGCGTGGCCAATACCACCGGTTTAGGCTTGGAAAACGCCGGCGTCGAGACGCGTGACGACGGCTCGATTCCGGTTGATAGTGGTTACCAAACCAATGTCCCCAGCGTTTTTGCGCTCGGTGACGTGGTCGGTGGTCAATACCAACTAACACCGGTGGCCACCAGCGAAGCCATGGTCTTCGTGCGCCGCCAGTTCGGTGATGAAAGCGGTGCCAGCATGGATTACCGTGATATCCCAACCGCCGTGTTCAGCCAACCCAACATCGGTACGGTCGGCTTGACCGAGCAAGAAGCGCGCGACGCCGGGCACGATATACAGGTGTTTAAGTCCGGTTTTCGGGCCATGCGCCACACCCTGTCCGGGCGTGATGAGCGGACATTAATGAAATTGATCGTTGATGCCCCAAGCCAGCGCGTGATCGGTTGCCAAATGTTGGGCCCGGACGCCGGCGAGATCGTTCAAGGCCTAGCGGTGGCAATCAAAGCCGGTGCAACCAAACAACACTTTGACGACACGGTCGGGATTCACCCGACGGCGGCTGAAGAGTTCGTGACCATGCGCACCGCCAGTTAA
- a CDS encoding GNAT family N-acetyltransferase, giving the protein MPAIHIRRANHDDLAAVVAGNINMAQETEGLSLDPVRVSAGVGHLIEHPELGHYWLAFCGQTFAGQCMITTEWSDWRNQPMWWFQSVYVVPSLRRRGVFSALYQHVATEAQTQGVRDLRLYVERQNQPAQATYRQLGMQHSHYDMFETVLRSED; this is encoded by the coding sequence ATGCCCGCTATTCACATTCGTCGCGCCAACCACGACGACCTGGCAGCCGTCGTTGCCGGCAACATTAATATGGCCCAGGAAACCGAGGGTCTCAGCCTGGACCCGGTGCGCGTTAGTGCCGGTGTCGGCCACCTGATTGAACACCCCGAACTGGGCCACTACTGGCTCGCATTTTGCGGTCAAACCTTTGCCGGCCAGTGCATGATCACGACCGAATGGTCGGATTGGCGCAACCAGCCCATGTGGTGGTTTCAAAGCGTCTACGTGGTCCCAAGCCTGCGTCGCCGCGGCGTGTTCAGCGCCCTTTATCAGCACGTCGCAACCGAGGCCCAGACCCAGGGCGTGCGCGACCTGCGTCTGTACGTTGAACGCCAAAACCAACCGGCACAGGCGACCTACCGTCAGCTCGGTATGCAGCACAGCCACTACGACATGTTTGAGACTGTTCTTCGGTCTGAGGACTAG
- a CDS encoding EscU/YscU/HrcU family type III secretion system export apparatus switch protein: MSDHLTATGLRYDGTGAPTVTLSGQKAEARRIIAEAREQSIPILKHPSLAQALDPLQVSDEIPESLYLIIAEILVLVYQLEGRADPRTSRT; this comes from the coding sequence ATGAGTGACCACCTAACCGCGACCGGGCTTCGCTATGACGGCACCGGCGCACCAACCGTGACACTGAGTGGCCAAAAAGCCGAGGCCCGGCGCATTATCGCCGAGGCCCGGGAGCAGTCGATTCCGATACTGAAACACCCCAGTTTGGCTCAGGCTCTGGATCCGCTACAGGTCAGCGACGAAATACCCGAATCTCTGTACCTGATCATTGCCGAAATACTGGTCTTGGTTTACCAGCTAGAGGGCCGAGCCGACCCACGCACATCACGAACTTAA
- the ccmA gene encoding heme ABC exporter ATP-binding protein CcmA: MNVPILSINQLTVSRDDRCLFRDLSFVVGAGQLIQIEGPNGAGKSSLIRAIAGLLDTGAGSIAIQGQHDADARRDQVLLWTALPGVKMRLDARTNLAWLLNQRNESADPDGLLAKVGLAGWEDVPLGQMSTGQVRRVGMAALLASKKPLWLLDEPYNALDIDAQTQLSSVIQGRLDQGGSVVLASHHAAPGLSADQQLRLGQP, translated from the coding sequence ATGAATGTACCGATTCTTAGTATAAACCAGCTAACCGTCAGTCGTGACGACCGCTGCCTATTTCGCGACCTCAGCTTTGTGGTCGGCGCCGGTCAGTTGATCCAAATCGAAGGCCCGAATGGGGCCGGCAAATCATCGTTAATTCGCGCAATCGCGGGGCTACTCGATACTGGCGCCGGCAGCATTGCCATCCAGGGCCAGCACGATGCCGACGCGCGACGCGACCAGGTGCTGCTGTGGACGGCGCTACCAGGCGTGAAAATGCGCCTGGATGCGCGCACCAACTTGGCCTGGCTGCTGAATCAGCGTAACGAATCGGCGGACCCGGATGGGTTGCTGGCGAAGGTCGGTTTGGCGGGGTGGGAGGACGTGCCGCTGGGGCAGATGTCGACCGGCCAGGTACGCCGTGTTGGCATGGCCGCATTGCTGGCCAGTAAAAAGCCCCTGTGGCTGCTCGACGAGCCATACAACGCCTTGGACATCGATGCCCAAACCCAACTCAGCTCGGTCATCCAAGGGCGCCTGGATCAGGGCGGCAGTGTGGTGTTGGCCAGTCACCATGCGGCGCCGGGTTTGAGCGCCGATCAGCAACTGCGATTGGGCCAGCCATGA
- a CDS encoding propionyl-CoA synthetase, translating into MYYAPLHDRSVNDPEAYWMEQAESLAWAKKPTQALGKDANGSDRWFVDGELNTCYLAVDVHVENGRGAQAAIIYDSPVTGTKRTITYAQLQADVAQLAGALRAQGVGRGDRVVIYMPMVYEAVLGMLASARLGAVHSVVFGGFAASELTTRIDDAQPKVLLTATCGIEPSRVIEYMPIVNDALGMASHQVDRVLVLAREQAGYAIDGVTQLDWAQACAAAEPADCVNVLATDPLYILYTSGTTGKPKGVVRDNGGHAVAMRHSMDVVYDVQPGDVFWAASDVGWVVGHSYIVYAPLLTGCTTLVYEGKPVRTPDAGAFWRVVEEYRVKILFAAPTAFRAIRKEDPEGALYRDYDLSSLAALYLAGERLDPPTQTWLDELTGLPVIDHWWQTETGWAIAANPRGVETLPIKQGSATRPAPGFDVHILDDDGVELSAGEQGNIVIKRPLPPSCFPTVWGDHARYQSSYMDAFPGYYQSGDGGYIDADGYLFVMGRTDDVINVAGHRLSTGEMEEVVAAHPAVAECAVIGVEDALKGQLPVGLVILKDGVTESDDEVVQALVRDVRAKIGPIACFQTAHIVARLPKTRSGKILRAILRKIANGQDYQVPSTIEDPAALTEVAELFN; encoded by the coding sequence ATGTACTACGCACCGCTACACGACCGCTCTGTAAACGACCCTGAAGCCTATTGGATGGAACAAGCCGAGAGCTTGGCGTGGGCTAAAAAACCGACCCAAGCCTTGGGCAAAGACGCCAACGGCAGCGACCGCTGGTTTGTCGATGGCGAGCTCAATACCTGCTATCTAGCCGTCGACGTCCATGTCGAGAACGGCCGCGGTGCGCAGGCCGCGATTATTTATGACTCGCCGGTGACCGGCACCAAACGCACCATTACCTACGCCCAATTGCAGGCCGACGTGGCCCAGTTGGCGGGTGCGTTGCGCGCCCAAGGGGTGGGTCGCGGCGATCGCGTCGTGATCTACATGCCGATGGTCTACGAGGCGGTGCTGGGGATGCTGGCGAGTGCGCGCTTGGGTGCCGTTCATTCGGTGGTGTTTGGCGGTTTTGCGGCGTCGGAATTGACCACGCGTATCGACGATGCCCAGCCCAAGGTGTTGCTAACGGCGACCTGCGGAATTGAGCCGTCACGGGTGATCGAGTACATGCCGATCGTCAATGATGCGCTTGGCATGGCCTCGCATCAGGTCGACCGGGTTCTGGTGTTGGCGCGCGAACAGGCGGGCTATGCAATCGATGGTGTGACTCAATTGGATTGGGCTCAAGCCTGCGCCGCGGCCGAGCCCGCCGACTGCGTCAACGTGCTGGCGACCGACCCGCTATACATCCTTTACACCTCCGGCACCACCGGCAAGCCCAAGGGCGTTGTGCGTGACAACGGTGGCCACGCGGTGGCCATGCGTCATTCGATGGACGTGGTCTATGACGTCCAGCCGGGTGACGTTTTCTGGGCCGCCAGCGACGTCGGCTGGGTGGTTGGCCACAGCTACATTGTTTATGCCCCATTGCTGACCGGGTGCACGACGCTGGTGTATGAGGGTAAGCCGGTGCGAACGCCGGATGCCGGTGCGTTTTGGCGAGTGGTCGAGGAATACCGCGTCAAGATTTTGTTCGCGGCGCCGACGGCGTTCCGCGCGATCCGCAAAGAAGACCCCGAGGGCGCGCTGTACCGCGACTATGACCTGTCAAGCCTGGCGGCACTTTATTTGGCCGGTGAACGTTTGGATCCACCGACCCAGACCTGGTTGGATGAGCTAACCGGGCTGCCGGTGATCGATCATTGGTGGCAAACCGAAACTGGGTGGGCGATTGCCGCCAATCCACGGGGTGTTGAAACCTTGCCAATAAAACAGGGCAGTGCAACCCGTCCGGCGCCCGGTTTTGACGTCCATATTTTGGACGATGACGGTGTCGAGCTGAGCGCCGGCGAACAAGGCAATATCGTCATCAAGCGGCCGTTGCCACCGAGTTGTTTTCCGACCGTATGGGGGGATCACGCACGCTACCAAAGCAGTTACATGGACGCCTTTCCCGGTTACTACCAGTCCGGCGACGGCGGCTATATCGATGCGGACGGTTACCTGTTTGTGATGGGGCGTACGGATGACGTGATCAACGTCGCCGGGCACCGGCTAAGCACGGGCGAGATGGAGGAGGTCGTTGCGGCTCACCCGGCCGTTGCCGAGTGTGCGGTGATCGGGGTTGAAGACGCCCTCAAAGGCCAGTTGCCGGTCGGCTTGGTGATCCTCAAAGACGGCGTCACCGAGTCCGATGACGAGGTCGTTCAGGCGTTGGTGCGCGACGTGCGCGCCAAGATTGGGCCGATCGCGTGTTTTCAAACCGCCCACATTGTGGCGCGTTTGCCAAAGACTCGCTCGGGCAAAATTTTGCGTGCGATTCTGCGCAAAATTGCCAACGGCCAGGATTACCAAGTGCCCTCGACGATCGAGGACCCGGCGGCCTTAACCGAGGTCGCTGAACTATTTAACTAG